The following proteins are encoded in a genomic region of Chloroflexi bacterium ADurb.Bin180:
- a CDS encoding Xylose isomerase-like TIM barrel codes for MPNVALSTMWGIPRFPTLADFFAAATALGFDRFELNHAVDSPLLDAVDLNGICITSVHEPCPSDVSTAALKRSKWFISSLDEDRRRRGVHAVKRSIELAARLGVKAVILHPGEVEGLENLDNTQRRLFKQGQVGQPEYEAVRVRLIQERAARAPEHMRSVRRSLLELAEYAWLLGVRLGLENRYHYYSIPQLDELEELLTMGLGDTVAYWHDVGHAQVLQDLGFAQHEEWLRRFSSRIVGAHLHDLVGILDHQAAGRGTMDWDLVARYIPAAALRTCEFHPDNTPEQVAAGLRFLVDKGIVSADSPEPASASQAG; via the coding sequence TTGCCAAACGTTGCTCTCTCGACCATGTGGGGCATTCCCCGCTTTCCAACCCTAGCCGACTTTTTCGCAGCCGCCACCGCCCTCGGTTTCGACCGCTTTGAGCTCAACCACGCCGTCGACTCGCCGCTGCTCGACGCGGTCGACCTCAACGGCATCTGCATCACCAGCGTTCACGAGCCCTGTCCGTCCGACGTCTCCACCGCCGCGCTCAAACGCAGCAAGTGGTTCATCTCTTCTCTCGATGAGGACCGGCGCCGCCGCGGCGTGCACGCGGTCAAGCGCTCTATCGAGCTGGCCGCGCGGCTCGGGGTCAAGGCGGTTATCCTGCACCCGGGCGAGGTGGAGGGTTTGGAGAATCTGGATAACACCCAGCGCCGTCTTTTTAAGCAGGGGCAGGTCGGCCAGCCCGAGTACGAAGCGGTCCGCGTCCGGCTGATCCAGGAGCGCGCTGCCCGGGCACCGGAGCACATGCGCTCGGTGCGGCGCAGCCTGCTGGAGCTGGCCGAGTATGCCTGGCTGCTGGGCGTGCGGCTGGGGCTGGAGAACCGCTATCACTACTACTCGATTCCCCAGCTCGACGAGCTGGAGGAGCTGCTGACGATGGGTCTGGGCGACACGGTGGCCTACTGGCACGATGTGGGCCACGCACAGGTCTTGCAGGATCTGGGGTTTGCCCAACACGAAGAGTGGCTGCGCCGCTTCTCCAGCCGAATCGTGGGCGCGCACCTGCACGACCTGGTCGGCATTCTAGACCACCAGGCCGCCGGCAGAGGCACGATGGACTGGGACCTGGTGGCGCGCTACATCCCTGCTGCCGCCCTGCGCACCTGCGAGTTCCATCCCGACAACACGCCCGAGCAGGTCGCCGCGGGGCTGCGTTTTCTCGTGGACAAGGGCATTGTCTCCGCCGACTCGCCCGAGCCGGCGAGCGCCAGTCAGGCTGGCTGA
- the pbpG_3 gene encoding Penicillin-binding protein 2D — MRRNPIPSTNRPVSFRGQFFGGMLIVLLGAFLLGCLGSAAAVGAYVYVARQLPPAEELLVRSKTFESTRIYDRNGLLLWEIMDPSGGRRTVVPLNKVPLVVREATIATEDPTFYSNPGVNPLSIARAFWQNYREGQITSGASTITQQVVKNTFLSAEVTYTRKVKEAVLATEVSRRYSKDEILEIYLNQTYYGNMAYGIGTAAEVYFQKDVAQLTLAEGTMIVGMAQGPALYDPYTNLARAKIRQGIVLDLMVRRGYLSRSEADAAKAETLSFSPPAITMKAPHFSVYVREQLEAQYGRELLYRSGMRVTTTLDLPLQEKAEAIVKARLELLKEGDATNAAVLVMDPSSGQILAMVGSADFYDESIDGQVNVTMRPRQPGSSIKPVTYLAAFERGWTAATMIMDITTEFPDGANPPYVPKNHDNQEHGPVLVRGALARSLNIPAVKALQYVTLPAFLEMAHRLGITTLTRPDYGLALTLGGGDVTLMEMTTVYAELANGGRRVTPQPILRIVDSANRVLFEAPKQAGAQLIDERYAYIISSILSDNSARAPTFGVQNSLVLSRPAAAKTGTTDDYRDAWTIGYTPPSVDKSSPGVVTGVWVGNSDGRKMKAVFGSRGAAPIWHDVMEAALKDKPVVEFQQPPHMTTVEICPVSGKLRTDKCPAGHKEVFVSGTEPTAPCDVHVDVAICSVSGGRATQYCPTNVLRYQYFEVYPPEYRTWAEQHGIPQPPLEECGIHTRAPLVELSLPRDGDYVLDVVDVRGSARLDDFDHYEVQYGIGDSPIGWGVINWQPVAVENGLLHQWDTRTLLNGMYSLRVVVFDRHGNSAMSPAIRVIVDNPEPTATPTPTRTTTATPTPTWTLTPTPTRTLWVTVTPEPTVTATRTPWPTLTPWPSPTRTAVPTLPAATPSPEPTVTPVPTNTEVPPEPTPTATLEPPAPEPGPTVRT; from the coding sequence ATGCGACGCAATCCAATCCCATCAACCAACCGCCCGGTGTCTTTCCGCGGCCAGTTCTTTGGCGGCATGCTCATTGTGCTGCTGGGAGCGTTCCTGCTCGGCTGCCTCGGCTCCGCCGCCGCGGTGGGCGCCTATGTCTACGTCGCCCGCCAGCTCCCCCCCGCCGAAGAGCTCCTGGTACGCTCCAAGACCTTTGAGTCCACGCGCATCTACGACCGCAACGGCCTGCTCCTGTGGGAGATTATGGACCCCTCCGGCGGGCGACGCACCGTCGTGCCGCTGAACAAGGTGCCGCTGGTGGTGCGCGAGGCCACTATCGCCACGGAAGACCCGACCTTTTACTCCAACCCCGGGGTGAACCCGCTCAGCATCGCCCGCGCCTTCTGGCAGAACTATCGCGAGGGCCAGATCACCTCCGGCGCGTCGACCATCACCCAGCAGGTGGTCAAGAACACCTTTCTCTCGGCCGAGGTCACCTACACGCGCAAAGTCAAAGAGGCCGTGCTGGCCACCGAAGTCTCGCGCCGCTACTCCAAAGACGAGATTCTCGAGATCTACCTCAACCAGACCTATTACGGCAATATGGCCTATGGCATCGGCACGGCGGCCGAGGTCTATTTTCAGAAGGACGTAGCTCAACTGACCCTGGCCGAGGGGACAATGATCGTGGGCATGGCCCAGGGCCCGGCCCTCTACGATCCTTACACCAATCTGGCCCGGGCCAAGATCCGCCAGGGCATTGTGCTCGACCTGATGGTGCGGCGCGGCTACCTCAGCCGCAGTGAGGCCGACGCGGCCAAGGCCGAGACGCTCAGTTTCAGCCCTCCGGCCATTACCATGAAGGCGCCGCACTTTAGCGTCTATGTGCGCGAACAGCTCGAGGCGCAGTACGGCCGAGAGCTGCTCTATCGCAGCGGCATGAGGGTCACCACCACGCTCGACCTGCCTCTGCAGGAAAAGGCCGAGGCCATCGTCAAGGCCAGGCTGGAGCTCTTGAAAGAGGGCGACGCCACCAACGCGGCGGTGCTGGTGATGGACCCGTCCAGCGGCCAGATCCTGGCTATGGTCGGCAGCGCCGATTTCTACGATGAGAGCATCGATGGGCAGGTCAACGTGACCATGCGCCCGCGCCAGCCTGGCTCGTCGATCAAGCCGGTCACCTACCTGGCGGCGTTCGAGCGCGGCTGGACCGCCGCGACGATGATTATGGATATCACCACCGAGTTCCCCGACGGTGCCAACCCGCCCTATGTGCCCAAGAACCACGACAATCAGGAGCACGGACCGGTGCTGGTGCGCGGAGCGCTGGCCCGCTCCTTGAACATCCCGGCGGTCAAGGCGCTGCAATACGTGACGCTGCCGGCCTTTTTGGAGATGGCGCACCGCCTGGGCATCACCACCCTTACCCGGCCGGACTATGGCCTGGCGTTGACTCTCGGCGGCGGCGACGTGACGCTGATGGAGATGACCACAGTCTATGCCGAGCTGGCCAACGGCGGGCGCCGCGTGACCCCTCAGCCCATTCTGCGCATCGTAGACAGCGCTAATCGCGTGCTGTTCGAAGCGCCGAAACAGGCCGGCGCGCAGCTCATCGACGAGCGCTATGCGTACATCATCTCCAGCATCCTCTCGGACAACAGCGCCCGCGCGCCGACGTTCGGCGTGCAGAACTCGCTCGTTCTGTCGAGGCCCGCAGCGGCCAAGACCGGCACGACGGACGACTATCGCGACGCCTGGACCATCGGCTACACGCCCCCGTCGGTGGACAAGAGCTCGCCCGGCGTGGTGACCGGCGTGTGGGTAGGCAACAGCGACGGCCGCAAGATGAAAGCCGTGTTCGGCTCACGCGGCGCCGCGCCCATCTGGCACGACGTGATGGAAGCGGCGCTCAAGGACAAGCCGGTGGTCGAGTTCCAGCAGCCGCCGCACATGACTACCGTTGAGATCTGCCCGGTATCGGGCAAGCTGCGCACGGACAAGTGCCCCGCGGGGCACAAAGAGGTCTTTGTCAGCGGCACCGAGCCGACCGCGCCCTGCGATGTGCACGTCGACGTGGCCATCTGCTCGGTGAGCGGAGGGCGGGCCACGCAGTACTGTCCAACCAACGTCCTGCGCTACCAGTACTTTGAGGTCTACCCGCCCGAGTACCGCACCTGGGCCGAGCAGCACGGCATCCCGCAGCCGCCGCTCGAGGAGTGCGGCATCCACACGCGCGCACCGCTGGTTGAGCTGTCGCTGCCGCGCGACGGGGACTATGTGCTGGATGTGGTCGACGTGCGGGGCAGCGCGCGCCTGGACGATTTCGACCACTATGAGGTGCAGTACGGCATTGGCGACAGCCCCATCGGCTGGGGAGTGATCAACTGGCAGCCGGTGGCGGTGGAGAACGGCCTGCTGCACCAGTGGGACACGAGGACGCTGCTCAACGGGATGTACTCGCTGCGCGTGGTGGTGTTCGACCGCCACGGCAACTCGGCGATGTCGCCGGCCATCCGCGTGATCGTGGACAACCCCGAGCCCACGGCAACGCCCACGCCCACCCGGACCACCACCGCCACACCCACGCCCACGTGGACTCTGACGCCCACCCCGACCCGCACCCTGTGGGTCACGGTGACGCCCGAACCGACCGTTACGGCCACGCGCACGCCCTGGCCCACCCTGACCCCGTGGCCGAGCCCGACGCGCACCGCCGTCCCGACGCTGCCGGCGGCCACACCCAGCCCGGAACCCACGGTGACGCCGGTGCCCACGAACACCGAGGTCCCGCCCGAGCCCACGCCGACCGCCACGCTGGAGCCGCCCGCGCCAGAGCCCGGCCCCACGGTCCGCACCTAG